A window of the Rhizobium brockwellii genome harbors these coding sequences:
- a CDS encoding ABC transporter ATP-binding protein, which yields MTLLTIENISKRYGPVQALKDISLEVSAGSRTAVVGPSGSGKTTLLRIIAGFEQPDVGRVTLDGDLLADGPATVPAHKRGIGIVSQDGALFPHLSVAENIGFGFERGAADREKRVLELLDMVELDRGMLVRRPHQLSGGQQQRVALARALGRKPRLMLLDEPFSALDTGLRENMRKAVARVLQAAGITTILVTHDQEEALTFADQVAVLREGRLIQAGSPQSLYLHPRDRETALFLGDAVLLPAIIRNGLADCALGHVAVEGSRQGKAEIMLRPEQIRVVADEGDRNYGGRVVEVEFGGAVCTVAVSLEGVALPPILIKTSSVALPARGDLVRLDIAGKAHVFEN from the coding sequence ATGACGCTGCTCACGATCGAAAACATCAGCAAGCGCTATGGCCCCGTCCAGGCGCTGAAGGATATTTCGCTCGAGGTCTCGGCCGGCAGCCGCACGGCCGTCGTCGGCCCGTCCGGTTCAGGCAAGACGACGCTGCTGCGCATCATTGCCGGCTTCGAGCAACCCGATGTCGGCAGGGTGACGCTGGATGGAGACCTGCTGGCGGACGGTCCGGCGACAGTACCGGCACACAAGCGCGGCATCGGCATCGTCTCGCAGGACGGCGCGCTGTTTCCGCACTTAAGCGTTGCCGAGAATATCGGCTTCGGCTTCGAACGAGGGGCCGCTGATCGCGAGAAGCGCGTGCTTGAGCTGCTCGACATGGTCGAGCTCGACCGCGGCATGCTGGTCCGGCGCCCGCATCAGCTTTCCGGCGGCCAGCAACAGCGTGTGGCGCTCGCCCGCGCGCTCGGCCGCAAGCCACGGCTGATGCTGCTCGACGAACCTTTCTCGGCACTCGATACCGGCCTGCGGGAAAATATGCGCAAGGCGGTTGCGCGCGTGCTGCAGGCGGCCGGCATCACCACCATCCTCGTCACCCATGACCAGGAAGAGGCGCTGACCTTTGCCGATCAGGTCGCGGTGCTCAGGGAAGGACGGCTGATCCAGGCCGGATCGCCGCAATCCTTGTACCTGCATCCGCGCGATCGCGAGACGGCACTGTTTCTCGGCGATGCCGTGCTGCTTCCCGCCATCATCCGGAACGGCCTCGCAGACTGCGCCCTCGGCCATGTCGCCGTCGAAGGCAGCCGTCAGGGCAAGGCGGAGATCATGCTGCGTCCCGAGCAGATTCGCGTCGTTGCCGATGAAGGCGATCGCAACTATGGCGGGCGTGTCGTCGAAGTGGAATTCGGCGGCGCAGTCTGCACCGTCGCTGTTTCGCTCGAAGGCGTGGCGTTGCCGCCGATCCTGATCAAGACCTCGAGCGTCGCGCTGCCGGCGCGAGGCGACCTCGTTCGCCTTGATATCGCCGGCAAGGCGCATGTCTTCGAGAACTAA
- a CDS encoding ABC transporter permease has product MTTSGNRPSKAVAFLFQRVKASALLQDNRLLASGNQTPVVPRATRMVLPRGRMPHASVILLATVVAIFSLVPLGFIGWVTYDVGWETVKTLVFRPRVGELLVNTVLLESITIPVSIALAVTLAWLTERTDIPFARLWAWLAIAPLAVPAFVHSYAWVSLVPGMRGLQSGVFVSVIAYYPFLYLPVAAALRRLDPAIEDAAASLGLNPWRVFFRAVLPQLRLAICGGSLLIALHLLSEYGLFVMIRFDTFATAIVDQFQSSYNSPASNMLGGVLVACCLFLLGFEVLVRGNERYARVGSGSPRPTDRRRLGWLVVPAVLLPVILAILTLGVPLVTLGRWLYLGGTDIWRIDVGSAFLQTIVLAIVGGVLATIAAAPMAWLSVRAPGRFQRVLEACHYYVGSLPGVVVALALVTITVRLVLPLYQTFATLLVAYVMLFLPRAMVGLRASIAQAPVELERAAMGLGRTPGQAVRQITMRLAAPGAAASVALAALGITNELTATLMLSPNGVDTLATKFWSLTSEIDYVSAAPYAFMMVVLSLPLTLMLYTQSKRTAGQ; this is encoded by the coding sequence ATGACGACATCCGGCAACCGCCCGTCAAAGGCGGTTGCCTTCCTTTTTCAGCGTGTAAAGGCATCGGCCTTGCTGCAGGACAACAGATTGCTCGCATCCGGCAACCAGACGCCGGTCGTGCCGAGGGCCACGCGAATGGTTTTGCCGCGCGGACGCATGCCGCACGCTTCCGTGATCCTGCTTGCAACCGTCGTCGCGATCTTCAGTCTCGTGCCGCTCGGCTTCATCGGCTGGGTAACCTACGATGTCGGCTGGGAAACGGTGAAGACCCTGGTCTTCCGGCCACGCGTCGGTGAACTTCTCGTCAATACGGTTCTGCTGGAATCGATCACCATCCCGGTGTCGATCGCACTCGCCGTGACGCTTGCCTGGTTGACGGAACGGACAGACATTCCTTTCGCGCGGCTCTGGGCCTGGCTTGCGATCGCTCCGCTCGCCGTGCCTGCCTTCGTGCACAGCTATGCCTGGGTCAGCCTGGTTCCCGGCATGCGCGGCCTGCAGAGCGGTGTCTTCGTCTCGGTCATCGCCTACTATCCGTTCCTCTACCTGCCGGTCGCCGCAGCGCTGCGCCGTCTCGATCCGGCTATCGAGGATGCCGCGGCCTCGCTGGGCCTTAATCCCTGGCGCGTCTTCTTCCGCGCCGTGCTGCCGCAGCTCAGGCTCGCCATCTGCGGCGGTTCTCTGCTGATCGCGCTGCATCTGCTTTCGGAGTACGGCCTGTTCGTCATGATCCGGTTCGACACGTTCGCGACGGCGATCGTCGACCAGTTCCAGTCCTCCTACAACAGCCCGGCCTCCAACATGCTCGGCGGCGTGCTCGTCGCCTGCTGTCTTTTTCTGCTCGGCTTCGAGGTGCTGGTGCGCGGCAACGAACGTTATGCCCGCGTCGGCTCCGGCTCGCCGCGTCCGACGGACCGCCGCCGGCTGGGCTGGTTGGTGGTGCCGGCGGTTTTGCTGCCTGTCATCCTCGCGATATTGACGCTCGGCGTGCCGCTGGTGACGCTTGGCCGCTGGCTCTATCTCGGCGGCACCGATATCTGGCGCATCGACGTCGGCAGCGCCTTCCTGCAGACGATCGTGCTTGCCATTGTCGGCGGCGTGCTCGCGACGATTGCCGCAGCACCGATGGCCTGGCTTTCGGTGCGGGCGCCCGGGCGTTTCCAGCGCGTGCTCGAAGCCTGCCATTATTATGTCGGCTCGCTGCCGGGCGTCGTCGTGGCGCTGGCGCTGGTGACGATCACCGTGCGTCTTGTGCTGCCGCTCTATCAGACTTTCGCAACGCTGCTCGTCGCCTACGTGATGCTTTTCCTGCCACGCGCCATGGTCGGGCTGCGCGCCAGTATCGCCCAGGCCCCGGTGGAGTTGGAGCGCGCCGCGATGGGCCTCGGCCGCACCCCGGGCCAAGCGGTACGGCAGATCACCATGCGGCTTGCCGCACCGGGAGCGGCCGCCAGCGTCGCGCTGGCCGCACTGGGCATCACCAATGAACTCACGGCGACACTGATGCTGTCGCCCAACGGCGTCGATACGCTGGCGACGAAATTCTGGTCGCTGACCAGCGAGATCGACTATGTGTCGGCCGCCCCCTACGCCTTCATGATGGTCGTGCTGTCGCTGCCGCTCACCCTGATGCTCTATACCCAATCGAAACGGACCGCCGGCCAATGA
- a CDS encoding iron ABC transporter substrate-binding protein: MNIALNRFSLALAASLLFATALAGSANAQDEGLVVYNAQHESLGREWIDAFTKETGIKVTMRQGSDMQFANQIIQEGDASPADVFLTENSPAMTLVDGAGLFAPIEKETLDQVPDQYRPADGMWTGIAARTTVFAYDKTKLTEDKLPKSMLDLADPAWKGRWGAAPAGADFQAIVAALLQLKGEDATKAWLKGLKDNATPYKGNSVAMKAVNSGEVEGAVIYHYYWFGDQAKTGENSKNVGLHYFKNQDPGAFVSVSGGGILKSTQHMKEAQAFLKFLTSKAGQAVLKDGDSYEYAIGKDEPSNEKLTPLADLNAPKVEASTLDSKKVVELMTAAGLI, encoded by the coding sequence ATGAACATTGCTCTTAACCGATTTTCCCTCGCGCTTGCCGCTTCGCTTCTCTTTGCCACCGCGCTGGCAGGTAGCGCCAATGCGCAGGACGAAGGTCTCGTTGTTTACAATGCCCAGCACGAAAGCCTCGGCCGCGAATGGATCGACGCCTTCACCAAGGAGACCGGCATCAAGGTCACCATGCGCCAGGGCAGCGACATGCAGTTCGCCAACCAGATCATCCAGGAAGGCGACGCCTCCCCAGCTGACGTATTCCTGACCGAGAATTCACCGGCGATGACGCTGGTCGATGGCGCGGGCCTGTTTGCCCCGATCGAAAAGGAAACGCTGGATCAGGTTCCGGATCAGTATCGCCCGGCTGACGGCATGTGGACCGGCATTGCCGCCCGCACCACCGTTTTCGCCTATGACAAGACGAAGCTCACCGAAGACAAGCTGCCGAAGTCGATGCTCGACCTGGCAGATCCAGCCTGGAAGGGCCGCTGGGGTGCGGCCCCCGCCGGTGCCGACTTCCAGGCCATCGTCGCCGCCCTGCTGCAGCTCAAGGGCGAAGACGCCACCAAGGCATGGCTGAAGGGCCTGAAAGACAATGCCACGCCCTACAAGGGCAACAGCGTCGCGATGAAAGCCGTCAATTCAGGCGAAGTCGAAGGCGCTGTTATCTATCACTATTATTGGTTCGGCGATCAGGCCAAAACAGGCGAGAACAGCAAGAATGTCGGCCTGCACTACTTCAAGAACCAGGATCCGGGTGCTTTCGTCAGCGTTTCGGGCGGCGGCATCCTGAAGTCCACGCAGCACATGAAGGAAGCGCAGGCTTTCCTGAAGTTCCTTACCAGCAAGGCTGGCCAGGCAGTCCTCAAGGACGGCGATTCCTATGAATATGCCATCGGCAAGGATGAGCCTTCCAACGAAAAGCTCACTCCGCTTGCCGATCTCAATGCTCCGAAGGTCGAAGCTTCGACCCTCGACAGCAAGAAGGTCGTCGAGCTGATGACGGCCGCCGGCTTGATCTAG
- the amaB gene encoding L-piperidine-6-carboxylate dehydrogenase, whose translation MTIAVLDLATETAKLLAELGVDAGRYHGGALSVTSPVTGKEIGKLREHSVSETKAAIEAAHQAFLEWRAVPAPKRGELVRLLGEELRASKAALGRLVSIEVGKITSEGLGEVQEMIDICDFAVGLSRQLYGLTIATERSEHRMMESWHPLGVIGIISAFNFPVAVWSWNAALAMVCGNSTVWKPSEKTPLTALAVQALFEKALKRFVAEGGSAPANLSTLIIGGREVGEVLVDHPKIPLVSATGSTAMGRAVGPRLSQRFARAILELGGNNAAIVCPSADLDLTLRGVAFSAMGTAGQRCTTLRRLFVHDSVYDQLVPRLQKAYGSVAIGNPLETGTLVGPLIDGQAFKNMQAALGEAKSAGGTVTGGDRVETGSTDAFYVRPALVEMPDQTGPVEHETFAPILYVMKYSDFDEVLALHNAVPQGLSSSIFTNDMREAETFVSARGSDCGIANVNLGPSGAEIGGAFGGEKETGGGRESGSDSWKAYMRRSTNTINYGRTLPLAQGVKFDVE comes from the coding sequence ATGACCATCGCCGTCCTCGATCTCGCCACCGAAACCGCCAAACTGCTTGCCGAACTCGGCGTCGATGCCGGCCGCTATCACGGCGGCGCGCTTTCCGTCACCTCGCCAGTCACCGGCAAGGAAATCGGCAAACTCAGGGAACATTCCGTTTCCGAGACGAAAGCAGCGATCGAAGCGGCGCACCAGGCCTTCCTCGAATGGCGTGCCGTGCCGGCGCCGAAGCGCGGCGAACTGGTCCGCCTGCTGGGCGAGGAACTGCGCGCCTCCAAGGCGGCGCTTGGCCGTCTCGTTTCGATCGAGGTTGGCAAGATCACTTCGGAAGGTCTGGGCGAAGTGCAGGAGATGATCGACATCTGCGATTTCGCCGTCGGCCTTTCCCGTCAGCTCTACGGCCTGACGATTGCCACTGAGCGCTCGGAGCACCGGATGATGGAAAGCTGGCATCCGCTCGGCGTGATCGGCATCATCTCCGCCTTCAACTTCCCGGTTGCCGTCTGGTCGTGGAATGCGGCACTTGCGATGGTCTGCGGCAATTCCACTGTCTGGAAGCCCTCGGAAAAGACGCCGTTGACGGCGCTTGCCGTGCAGGCGCTGTTCGAGAAGGCGCTGAAGCGTTTCGTCGCCGAGGGCGGTAGCGCACCGGCCAATCTGTCGACGCTGATCATCGGCGGCCGCGAGGTGGGCGAAGTGCTGGTCGATCATCCGAAGATCCCACTCGTCTCGGCCACGGGCTCGACGGCCATGGGTCGTGCCGTCGGTCCGCGCCTGTCGCAGCGTTTTGCCCGCGCCATTCTCGAGCTCGGCGGCAACAATGCGGCGATCGTCTGCCCGAGCGCCGATCTCGACTTGACGCTGCGCGGCGTCGCCTTCTCGGCCATGGGCACGGCCGGTCAGCGCTGCACGACGCTGCGCCGTCTCTTCGTCCATGACAGCGTCTACGACCAGCTGGTGCCGCGTCTGCAGAAGGCCTACGGCTCCGTCGCCATCGGCAACCCGCTTGAGACCGGCACGCTTGTAGGGCCGCTGATCGACGGCCAGGCTTTTAAAAACATGCAGGCAGCGCTTGGTGAGGCGAAGTCGGCCGGCGGCACGGTGACCGGAGGCGACCGGGTCGAAACCGGTTCGACTGACGCCTTCTACGTTCGCCCGGCGCTTGTCGAAATGCCCGATCAGACCGGTCCGGTCGAGCACGAGACCTTCGCGCCGATCCTCTATGTGATGAAGTACAGCGACTTCGACGAAGTGCTGGCGCTGCACAATGCCGTGCCGCAGGGACTGTCGTCGTCGATCTTCACCAACGACATGCGCGAGGCCGAAACCTTCGTCTCCGCCCGCGGCTCGGATTGCGGCATCGCCAACGTCAATCTTGGGCCATCGGGCGCCGAGATCGGCGGCGCCTTCGGTGGCGAGAAGGAGACCGGCGGCGGCCGTGAATCCGGTTCGGATTCCTGGAAGGCCTATATGCGCCGTTCCACCAACACCATCAATTACGGCAGGACGCTGCCGCTTGCGCAGGGCGTCAAGTTCGACGTCGAATAG
- a CDS encoding NAD(P)/FAD-dependent oxidoreductase, producing the protein MLNDPRSHGLWEKTAPEAPTTSPLEGAVSADVVIVGGGYTGLSSALHLAEAGSKVVLLEAKEIGFGGAGRNVGLINAGMWVMPNDLPGVLGPVHGERLLDLLGNAPKLVMELIDKHQIACELERNGTLHCAVGADGLKEIEDRAAQWSARGAAVTLLDAAETTKRIGSDAYTGSLLDKRAGTLQPLAYARGLAHAAVKAGVAIHTSSPVIATERNGSRWTVKTSSGEVSAEWIIVATDAYSTGPWEQVRSEQVHLPYFNFATVPLGHNLRQSILPGREGAWDTKEILSSFRMDQAGRLVFGSVGALRNTGLAVHKGWAKRALKRLFPDIGDVEFEFEWYGQIGMTDNALPRFHKFAPGVVGFSGYNGRGIAPGTVFGRTLAEHILGRLPEADLPLPLTSPTEPSFRALKEIWYEAGAQVAHFADARF; encoded by the coding sequence ATGCTGAATGATCCGCGCTCCCACGGCCTCTGGGAAAAGACAGCGCCCGAAGCGCCGACGACCTCGCCTCTCGAAGGCGCGGTATCGGCCGATGTCGTCATCGTCGGCGGTGGCTACACCGGCCTCTCTTCCGCCCTGCATCTTGCCGAAGCCGGGTCAAAGGTGGTGCTGCTGGAGGCGAAGGAAATCGGCTTCGGCGGTGCTGGGCGCAATGTCGGGCTGATCAATGCCGGCATGTGGGTGATGCCGAACGATCTGCCTGGCGTGCTCGGCCCGGTGCATGGCGAACGTCTGCTCGATCTGCTCGGCAATGCGCCGAAGCTCGTCATGGAGCTGATCGACAAACATCAGATTGCCTGCGAACTCGAACGGAACGGCACGCTGCATTGCGCGGTCGGCGCGGACGGGCTGAAGGAGATCGAGGATCGCGCGGCGCAATGGTCTGCCCGCGGTGCAGCCGTGACGCTACTCGACGCGGCGGAAACGACAAAACGCATCGGCAGCGATGCCTATACAGGTTCGCTGCTCGACAAACGCGCCGGCACGCTGCAGCCACTTGCCTATGCGCGCGGCCTTGCCCATGCCGCCGTCAAAGCCGGCGTCGCCATTCATACGTCCAGCCCGGTCATCGCAACGGAGCGCAATGGCAGCCGCTGGACCGTGAAGACATCAAGCGGCGAAGTCAGCGCCGAGTGGATCATTGTCGCAACGGATGCCTACAGCACCGGTCCGTGGGAGCAGGTGCGCAGCGAACAGGTGCATCTGCCCTATTTCAATTTCGCCACCGTGCCGCTCGGCCACAATCTGCGTCAGTCGATCCTGCCGGGGCGGGAAGGCGCATGGGATACCAAGGAAATCCTTTCCTCCTTCCGCATGGACCAGGCCGGCCGGCTCGTTTTCGGCAGTGTCGGGGCGTTGCGCAATACCGGGTTGGCCGTACACAAGGGCTGGGCCAAACGCGCATTGAAGCGGCTTTTCCCCGATATCGGCGATGTCGAATTCGAGTTTGAATGGTATGGCCAGATCGGCATGACCGACAATGCGCTGCCGCGCTTCCACAAATTCGCACCTGGTGTCGTCGGTTTCTCAGGTTACAATGGCCGCGGCATTGCCCCCGGTACGGTCTTCGGCCGGACGCTGGCGGAGCATATCCTCGGCCGGCTTCCGGAAGCCGATCTGCCGCTGCCGCTGACTTCGCCCACCGAGCCGAGCTTCCGTGCACTCAAGGAAATATGGTACGAAGCCGGTGCTCAGGTCGCCCATTTCGCCGATGCCCGCTTCTGA
- the hglS gene encoding 2-oxoadipate dioxygenase/decarboxylase HglS — MIRSFPMPQAFVSPDRIRSLFTEAMSQMYRAEVPQYGTLIELVADVNAGCLENDPNLRDRLAQAGELERIDVERHGAIRLGTADELFTIRRLFAVMGMRPVGYYDLSVAGVPVHSTSFRPIDEAALNVNPFRVFTSLLRLELIEDEGLRGEAEAILAKRRIYTPRAVTLIERHEQNGGLTDAEATEFVAEALETFRWHGEATVSAETYKRLHDAHRLIADVVSFKGPHINHLTPRTLDIDAVQARMPERGITPKAVIEGPPRRHCDILLRQTSFKALEETIAFSGDDSGIQGTHTARFGEIEQRGVALTAKGRALYDQLLASVRGEVQVGAGGAKAGAYDDELAARFKALPDSWGELRDEGLAFFRYAATPAGIAAAAGSRLSSDPEALIAKGYLAFTPIVYEDFLPVSAAGIFQSNLGTDQQQNYATRSNRDAFEAALGATVQDELALYAERQSASLDSALAALGLAGLPLKTVA, encoded by the coding sequence ATGATCCGGAGTTTCCCAATGCCGCAAGCCTTCGTTTCCCCAGACCGCATCCGATCGCTGTTCACCGAGGCGATGTCGCAGATGTACCGGGCGGAGGTGCCGCAATACGGCACGCTGATCGAACTGGTGGCGGATGTGAATGCCGGCTGCCTCGAAAACGATCCCAATCTGCGCGATCGCCTGGCCCAAGCCGGCGAGCTGGAGCGCATCGATGTCGAGCGTCACGGCGCCATCCGGCTCGGTACGGCAGACGAGCTTTTCACCATCCGCCGGCTGTTTGCGGTCATGGGCATGCGCCCGGTCGGCTATTACGATCTTTCGGTCGCCGGTGTGCCGGTTCATTCCACCAGCTTCCGGCCGATCGACGAGGCAGCGCTCAACGTCAATCCATTCCGGGTCTTCACCTCGCTGCTGCGATTGGAGCTGATCGAGGACGAGGGGTTGCGCGGCGAAGCCGAAGCCATTCTGGCGAAACGGCGGATCTATACGCCGCGCGCCGTCACGCTGATCGAGCGCCACGAGCAGAACGGCGGCCTGACCGATGCAGAGGCGACGGAATTCGTCGCCGAGGCGCTGGAAACCTTCCGCTGGCATGGCGAAGCGACGGTCAGCGCCGAAACCTACAAGCGGCTGCACGATGCGCATCGGCTGATCGCCGACGTCGTCAGCTTCAAGGGACCGCACATCAACCATCTGACGCCGCGCACGCTCGATATCGACGCGGTCCAGGCCCGCATGCCGGAACGCGGCATCACGCCGAAGGCTGTCATCGAAGGGCCGCCGCGCCGTCATTGCGATATCCTGCTGCGACAGACGAGTTTCAAGGCGCTGGAGGAAACGATCGCCTTTTCCGGTGATGACAGTGGGATTCAAGGGACGCATACCGCCCGCTTCGGGGAAATCGAACAGCGCGGCGTGGCGCTGACGGCAAAGGGCCGGGCGCTCTACGACCAGCTGCTCGCCTCGGTTCGCGGCGAGGTGCAGGTCGGCGCCGGCGGCGCCAAGGCCGGCGCCTACGACGATGAACTTGCCGCGCGTTTCAAGGCACTGCCGGACAGCTGGGGTGAGTTGCGCGACGAGGGTCTGGCCTTCTTCCGTTATGCCGCGACGCCTGCGGGCATTGCCGCCGCGGCCGGCAGCAGGCTGTCCAGCGATCCGGAGGCGCTGATCGCCAAGGGTTACCTCGCCTTCACCCCGATCGTCTACGAAGACTTCCTGCCCGTCAGCGCGGCCGGCATCTTCCAGTCGAACCTCGGCACCGACCAGCAGCAGAACTACGCGACCCGCTCGAACCGTGACGCCTTCGAGGCAGCACTGGGTGCTACCGTTCAGGACGAGTTGGCACTTTACGCCGAACGCCAGTCTGCATCGCTGGATTCGGCGCTGGCCGCGCTCGGCCTTGCGGGCCTGCCGCTGAAGACCGTTGCGTGA
- a CDS encoding LysR family transcriptional regulator, with product MTMLTSRRFLPSISHLAAFEAVARTGSVTAAARELDLTQSAVSRQVSALEEQLGVELFLRERQTMRLTLAGDGYAREIREALRRISSASLNLRANPHGGTLNLAILPTFGTRWLAPRLGRFLAANAGVTINLVTRLSPFDFRLDSIDAAIHFGHPHWPGAELALLMSERTVPACSPNFLKRYAIKASEDLLAVPLLHLTTRPDAWEQWFAGNGVSFESVHGMLFDQFATAAQAAIAGLGVALLPTFLMQEEIRRGDLVAAVDREMESRERYYLAFPPERADYAPLAAFRDWIVAEATANPTA from the coding sequence ATGACCATGCTGACGTCTAGACGTTTTCTGCCATCGATTTCGCATCTCGCCGCCTTCGAGGCGGTTGCCCGCACCGGCAGCGTGACCGCAGCGGCGCGCGAACTCGATCTGACGCAGAGCGCCGTCAGCCGCCAGGTGAGCGCGCTGGAGGAGCAGCTCGGCGTCGAGCTCTTCCTGCGCGAACGCCAGACCATGCGGCTGACGCTTGCCGGCGACGGATATGCCCGCGAGATTCGCGAGGCGCTGCGGCGGATATCGAGCGCCTCGCTGAACCTGCGCGCCAATCCGCATGGCGGCACGCTCAATCTCGCCATCCTGCCGACCTTCGGCACGCGCTGGCTGGCGCCGCGCCTGGGGCGCTTTCTCGCCGCCAATGCCGGCGTGACCATCAATCTGGTGACCCGGCTTTCCCCGTTCGATTTCCGCCTCGATTCGATCGACGCCGCCATCCATTTCGGCCACCCGCACTGGCCGGGCGCCGAACTCGCGCTTCTGATGTCGGAGCGCACGGTGCCGGCCTGCAGTCCGAATTTTCTCAAGCGATACGCGATCAAAGCGTCGGAGGATCTGCTCGCCGTTCCGCTTCTGCACCTGACGACGCGTCCTGACGCCTGGGAGCAATGGTTCGCCGGCAATGGCGTTTCCTTCGAAAGCGTGCACGGCATGCTCTTCGACCAGTTCGCCACGGCCGCGCAGGCGGCAATCGCCGGTCTCGGCGTCGCCCTGTTGCCGACATTCCTGATGCAGGAGGAGATCAGGCGCGGCGATCTCGTCGCCGCTGTCGACCGTGAAATGGAAAGCCGCGAGCGCTATTATCTCGCGTTTCCGCCCGAGCGCGCCGATTATGCGCCACTTGCCGCCTTTCGCGACTGGATCGTCGCCGAAGCGACCGCCAATCCGACTGCGTGA
- a CDS encoding Lrp/AsnC ligand binding domain-containing protein: MKPIFVQLQCAPGKTYDVADAIYQTELVSELYSTSGDYDLLLKVYIEEGQDIGKFINDNIANIPGIVRSLTTLTFKAF, translated from the coding sequence ATGAAGCCGATCTTCGTCCAGCTCCAATGCGCACCCGGCAAGACCTATGATGTCGCCGACGCCATCTACCAGACCGAACTGGTCTCGGAGCTCTATTCGACCAGCGGCGACTACGATCTGCTGCTGAAGGTCTATATCGAGGAAGGCCAGGATATCGGCAAATTCATCAACGACAACATCGCCAATATTCCCGGCATCGTCCGCTCGCTGACGACGCTGACCTTCAAGGCCTTCTGA
- a CDS encoding glycosyltransferase family 4 protein has product MSIVEAERVRAKPQLETAPLIVHVVRQFLPNRGGLEDVVANLARQTVRRGYRVRVVTLDSLFTAPEDKLPLREDIDGIEVVRIPWFGTSRYPLAPQVFRHLADADLVHVHAIDFFFDALAWGRLLHGKPMIVTTHGGFFHTRKYATIKKIWFRTLTRTSAMAYRRVVCCSASDLKQFSEIVPDSLLIENGADIGKFADTASRRAKRRIVTIGRFSVNKRIDHLLDAMAALKTRDPEWHLDIVGAESDLNRADVEGAIESRQLSGRVTVHVSPENDTIRRIIAEASIFASASEYEGFGLVALEAMSAGLLPVLNANDAFATLAARHPVLMLADFTNPESAATAIETAYEGLSRQPETVRTELLDAARGYSWDIVAGRYIDLYRSLDVSAAESI; this is encoded by the coding sequence ATGTCGATCGTCGAGGCAGAGAGGGTGCGCGCGAAGCCGCAGTTGGAAACGGCCCCGCTGATCGTCCATGTCGTGCGCCAGTTCCTGCCCAATCGCGGCGGCCTGGAAGACGTGGTCGCCAATCTCGCCCGCCAGACCGTGCGCCGCGGTTATCGCGTGCGTGTCGTCACGCTGGATTCGCTCTTCACCGCGCCTGAAGACAAGCTGCCGCTTCGCGAAGATATCGACGGCATCGAGGTGGTGCGCATTCCCTGGTTCGGCACCAGCCGTTATCCGCTGGCACCGCAGGTTTTCCGCCATCTCGCCGATGCCGACCTCGTCCATGTCCATGCCATCGACTTCTTCTTCGACGCGCTCGCCTGGGGCCGGCTGCTGCACGGCAAGCCGATGATCGTCACCACCCATGGCGGCTTTTTCCACACGCGGAAATACGCGACGATCAAGAAGATCTGGTTCCGGACATTGACCCGTACTTCGGCGATGGCCTACCGCCGCGTCGTCTGCTGCAGCGCCTCCGACCTCAAGCAGTTTTCCGAGATCGTGCCCGACAGCCTCCTGATCGAAAACGGCGCCGATATCGGCAAGTTTGCCGACACCGCTTCACGCCGGGCAAAGCGCCGCATCGTCACGATCGGCCGGTTCTCGGTGAACAAGCGCATCGACCATCTGCTCGATGCGATGGCCGCGCTGAAGACCCGCGACCCGGAATGGCATCTCGACATCGTCGGCGCCGAATCCGACCTGAACCGGGCGGATGTCGAAGGCGCAATCGAAAGCCGCCAACTTTCCGGGCGCGTCACTGTGCATGTGTCGCCGGAAAACGACACCATCCGGCGCATCATCGCAGAAGCCTCGATTTTCGCCTCCGCCTCGGAATATGAAGGTTTCGGCCTGGTGGCGCTGGAGGCGATGAGCGCCGGCCTCCTGCCGGTGCTGAACGCCAACGATGCCTTTGCGACGCTTGCCGCCCGCCATCCCGTTCTCATGCTTGCCGATTTCACCAATCCTGAGAGCGCCGCCACGGCGATCGAAACTGCCTATGAAGGCCTTTCGCGCCAGCCGGAGACCGTTCGCACCGAGCTTCTCGACGCCGCCCGCGGCTATTCCTGGGATATCGTCGCCGGACGTTATATCGATCTCTACAGATCGCTTGATGTCAGCGCCGCAGAAAGCATCTGA